The proteins below come from a single Deltaproteobacteria bacterium genomic window:
- a CDS encoding cytochrome c oxidase subunit 3 gives MNQAAAVEPAETPLTPESWGKLGMWLFLAGDAMSFGALLCVYGALRVTSADWPRPSTVLGIGLTAFMTFLLICSSVTMVKGLSAIKHNDRAGARNFLLLTVLGGAMFLGMQAYEWSHLIREGLGLTSNPFGASLFGTTFFLTTGFHGCHVFGGVVYLAIMSMQVMSGKYSETNYSPIEIAGLYWHFVDLIWILVFTFIYLL, from the coding sequence ATGAATCAAGCCGCAGCTGTGGAGCCCGCCGAAACCCCGCTGACTCCAGAGAGCTGGGGCAAGCTCGGCATGTGGCTGTTCCTGGCCGGCGACGCCATGTCGTTCGGCGCGCTGCTGTGTGTGTACGGCGCCCTCCGCGTCACCAGCGCGGATTGGCCGCGGCCGTCGACCGTGTTGGGCATCGGCCTCACCGCGTTCATGACCTTCTTGCTGATCTGCAGCAGCGTTACCATGGTCAAAGGGCTCTCGGCGATCAAGCACAACGACCGCGCTGGGGCGCGAAACTTTCTGCTCCTGACTGTGCTCGGGGGCGCGATGTTCCTCGGCATGCAGGCGTACGAGTGGTCCCACCTGATCCGCGAAGGCCTCGGCCTCACCAGCAACCCGTTCGGTGCGTCGCTGTTCGGCACGACCTTCTTCCTCACCACCGGGTTCCACGGCTGCCACGTGTTCGGCGGCGTGGTCTACCTCGCCATCATGTCGATGCAGGTGATGTCGGGAAAGTATTCGGAGACGAACTACAGCCCGATCGAAATCGCCGGGCTGTACTGGCACTTCGTGGACCTGATCTGGATCTTGGTCTTCACGTTCATTTATCTGCTCTAA
- the coxB gene encoding cytochrome c oxidase subunit II has product MMSWLPENISTYGGQIDHLFYLIYYLTSVTFILVAGCMIAFLVMYRHSDGRRATYTHGNTTLEIIWTIVPALILIMLGFMSKARWEEIKSPAHMPPPDLYVRVTAKQFNWEIRYPGPDGKFDTDDDLQVDNDLHVPLNKVVRVILRSKDVIHSFFVPQMRLKQDAVPGRDIQVWFQATKAGQYEIPCAELCGFGHSGMKGALFVQTKDDYDQWVKEQWPAPAAAPAAAAAQAPVAEARG; this is encoded by the coding sequence ATGATGAGTTGGCTTCCCGAGAATATCTCCACCTACGGAGGGCAGATCGATCATCTCTTCTATCTGATCTACTACCTGACGTCGGTGACCTTCATCCTGGTGGCCGGGTGCATGATCGCGTTTCTGGTGATGTACCGCCACAGCGACGGGCGGCGCGCGACCTACACTCACGGCAACACGACGTTGGAGATCATCTGGACCATCGTGCCGGCGCTCATCCTCATCATGCTCGGCTTCATGAGCAAGGCACGTTGGGAAGAGATCAAGAGTCCGGCGCACATGCCGCCGCCAGACCTGTACGTGCGCGTGACCGCGAAGCAGTTCAACTGGGAGATTCGCTATCCGGGACCGGACGGTAAGTTCGATACCGACGACGATCTACAAGTGGACAACGATCTGCACGTGCCGCTCAACAAGGTCGTGCGCGTCATCTTGCGATCGAAGGACGTGATCCACAGTTTCTTCGTACCGCAGATGCGGCTGAAGCAAGACGCCGTGCCGGGACGCGATATTCAAGTGTGGTTTCAGGCCACCAAGGCGGGGCAGTACGAGATCCCCTGCGCCGAACTGTGTGGCTTCGGTCACTCGGGCATGAAGGGGGCGTTGTTCGTGCAAACCAAGGACGATTACGACCAGTGGGTCAAGGAGCAGTGGCCGGCGCCGGCCGCCGCTCCGGCGGCTGCGGCGGCACAAGCACCGGTCGCCGAGGCAAGGGGGTAG
- a CDS encoding aconitate hydratase encodes MASIASTPAMAAKVYQTMEKNLAIVRRRLGRALTLADKVLLGHLDDPEHQEMKSGQSYLFLRPDRVVLQDVLGQTAMLQFRQTRRDRVAVPTTIHCDHLIQARVEGERDLRESLDENKEVYEFLRSAAAKYGAGFWGPGAGIIHQVVLENYAFPGELIIGTDSHTPNAGGLGACSVGVGGADAVEVMAGLPWEVLYPKHIAVFLTGQMRGWTAPKDVILYVAGQLTVSGGTNAIVEYIGPGARTISATGKATITNMGAELGATTSMFPADERMATYLRATERGDLVPLMQQYHGLLEPDAEVERDPEAYYDVVVRLDLSTLEPHVVGPHSPDRARPISRLAAEVADASNGFLDTISSALIGSCTNSSYEDMSRAADVAEQAKAHGLKAASALMVTPGSEQVRATIERDGQMRSLKDINATVLANACGPCIGQWRRAKEAAAAPNTIVTSYNRNFPARNDGQRTTMNFIASPEIVTALAVAGRLSFNPLTDTLNGADGKPFTLAPPKVAPEVPARSFDRGHATFIAPPADGSAIALEINPSSERLQAMEPWPAWDGKDLVDMPVLMKTKGKTTTDQISPAGPWLRFRGHLDRFSDNMFLTAINAYTGEAGKGKNVLTGNAGQSISKNARDYKAKGIKWVVVGDSNYGEGSSREHAALSPRLLGGAAVMARSFARIHESNLKKQGLLALTFRDPADYDRIREDDRISLVDLAGMAPGKPVACLVKHADGTSERLALAHSYGTSQLEWFRKGSALNLFHGK; translated from the coding sequence ATGGCATCGATCGCTTCGACCCCCGCAATGGCGGCCAAGGTCTATCAAACGATGGAGAAGAACCTCGCCATCGTCCGTCGCCGCCTCGGGCGCGCCTTGACGTTGGCCGACAAGGTGCTGCTCGGACATCTCGACGACCCCGAGCATCAAGAGATGAAGTCGGGCCAAAGCTATCTCTTCCTGCGTCCCGACCGCGTCGTCCTGCAGGATGTCCTCGGTCAGACGGCGATGCTGCAATTCCGGCAGACCCGTCGCGATCGCGTCGCCGTGCCCACCACGATCCATTGCGACCACTTGATCCAGGCACGCGTCGAGGGCGAGCGTGATCTGCGTGAATCACTGGATGAGAACAAGGAGGTCTACGAGTTCCTGCGCTCGGCCGCCGCGAAGTACGGCGCCGGCTTCTGGGGACCGGGCGCCGGCATCATCCATCAGGTCGTGCTCGAGAACTATGCGTTCCCGGGCGAGCTGATCATCGGCACGGACTCCCATACTCCGAACGCGGGCGGGCTCGGCGCCTGCTCGGTCGGCGTCGGCGGCGCCGACGCGGTCGAGGTCATGGCCGGTCTGCCGTGGGAGGTGCTCTATCCGAAGCACATCGCGGTGTTCCTTACGGGCCAGATGCGCGGGTGGACGGCGCCCAAGGACGTCATCCTCTACGTCGCCGGCCAGCTCACCGTGTCGGGTGGAACCAACGCGATCGTCGAGTACATCGGTCCCGGCGCGCGCACGATCAGCGCCACTGGCAAGGCGACGATCACCAACATGGGCGCCGAACTCGGCGCGACCACGTCGATGTTCCCCGCGGACGAAAGGATGGCGACGTACCTGCGAGCGACCGAGCGCGGTGATCTCGTGCCTCTCATGCAGCAGTACCACGGATTGCTAGAACCCGACGCCGAAGTCGAGCGCGACCCGGAGGCATACTACGACGTCGTCGTGCGACTCGACCTCTCAACGCTGGAGCCGCATGTCGTCGGCCCGCACTCGCCGGACCGCGCGCGGCCGATCAGCCGGCTCGCCGCCGAGGTCGCCGACGCGAGCAACGGCTTCCTCGATACGATCTCGTCCGCGCTCATCGGTAGCTGCACCAACTCTTCCTACGAGGACATGAGCCGCGCGGCGGATGTTGCCGAGCAAGCGAAGGCGCACGGACTCAAGGCGGCCTCGGCGCTGATGGTGACGCCGGGCTCCGAGCAAGTACGCGCCACCATCGAGCGCGACGGCCAGATGCGCTCTCTCAAGGATATCAACGCAACCGTGCTCGCCAATGCCTGCGGTCCCTGCATTGGCCAGTGGCGCCGGGCGAAAGAGGCGGCGGCGGCTCCGAACACGATCGTGACCTCGTACAACCGCAACTTCCCGGCACGCAACGACGGTCAGCGGACGACGATGAACTTCATCGCCAGCCCGGAGATCGTCACCGCGCTCGCGGTTGCGGGGCGACTGTCGTTCAATCCGCTCACCGACACCCTCAACGGCGCCGATGGCAAGCCGTTCACGCTCGCGCCGCCGAAGGTCGCCCCCGAGGTGCCCGCGCGCAGTTTCGACCGCGGCCACGCCACCTTCATCGCGCCGCCCGCAGACGGGAGCGCGATCGCCCTCGAAATCAATCCGAGCAGCGAGCGCCTGCAGGCAATGGAGCCGTGGCCGGCGTGGGACGGCAAGGATCTCGTCGACATGCCGGTGCTGATGAAGACCAAAGGCAAGACGACGACCGACCAGATCTCGCCCGCCGGTCCGTGGCTGCGCTTCCGCGGCCATCTCGATCGCTTCAGCGACAACATGTTTCTGACCGCGATCAACGCTTACACCGGCGAAGCCGGCAAGGGTAAGAACGTCCTGACTGGCAACGCTGGCCAATCAATCTCGAAGAACGCGCGCGACTACAAGGCGAAGGGCATCAAGTGGGTGGTCGTGGGCGACAGCAACTATGGCGAAGGCTCGAGCCGTGAGCACGCCGCCCTCTCGCCGCGTTTGCTCGGCGGTGCCGCAGTGATGGCGCGCAGCTTCGCGCGCATCCACGAGTCGAACCTGAAGAAGCAGGGTTTGCTGGCGCTGACGTTTCGCGATCCCGCCGACTACGACCGCATCCGCGAGGATGATCGCATCAGCCTAGTCGACCTCGCGGGCATGGCGCCGGGCAAACCCGTCGCGTGTCTCGTCAAACACGCCGACGGAACCAGCGAACGACTCGCACTCGCGCACTCTTACGGAACGTCTCAGCTCGAATGGTTTCGCAAAGGCTCGGCGCTGAATCTGTTCCACGGCAAGTAG
- a CDS encoding GNAT family N-acetyltransferase, which translates to MGTDRFALTVLSARDIPDLYAHFSQPEVTEFLDIGPLQSLEDAASIVIWAESLLRDARGVRWSIRERESGEFLGTCGFNTLVRERGSRAEVAYDLRAKVWGKGIMHEVLSTVVPVGLSSLMVHRIEAFVTPGNHRSERLLTKLGFHLEGHLRAYAYWKGRFWDQRLYSLLASDWQSPNAA; encoded by the coding sequence ATGGGAACCGACCGATTCGCCCTCACCGTCCTGTCGGCTCGCGATATACCAGATCTCTACGCTCATTTCTCACAGCCGGAGGTCACCGAGTTTCTGGACATCGGTCCTCTTCAGAGCCTGGAGGACGCCGCCTCTATCGTCATCTGGGCAGAGTCGCTCCTTCGCGACGCTCGCGGTGTGCGTTGGTCGATCCGAGAGCGGGAATCGGGCGAATTCCTCGGAACATGCGGATTCAACACCCTGGTTCGCGAACGCGGGTCACGGGCAGAGGTAGCGTACGATCTGCGCGCGAAGGTCTGGGGAAAAGGGATCATGCACGAAGTGCTTTCGACGGTCGTCCCCGTTGGTTTGTCATCCCTGATGGTTCACCGGATCGAGGCGTTCGTGACCCCAGGCAATCACCGCTCCGAACGCCTCCTGACGAAACTCGGGTTTCATCTCGAAGGCCATCTGCGCGCCTACGCATACTGGAAAGGTCGGTTCTGGGACCAGAGGCTGTACTCGCTCTTGGCGTCCGACTGGCAGTCGCCAAACGCCGCCTAG
- a CDS encoding heme-copper oxidase subunit III has protein sequence MAASPAIQIAPKLLAPAESQVDFGARPPGTRSEPPVANARLALLLFMATETMLFAGLMGIFVVFRVGSRAWPPVGQPYLPIAVTWINTAILMASGWTMWRAAAANRRSAGAHIGTDLSATFALGSLFLAVQGFEWVRLIHHGLTLSSSVYGGTFYILIGLHALHVIGAVGWLAVVMRGVSRGRYAPASSQAVGLCGMYWGYVCALWLVLFWLAYLM, from the coding sequence ATGGCCGCATCTCCAGCCATTCAGATCGCCCCGAAGTTGCTCGCTCCCGCGGAGTCGCAAGTGGACTTCGGCGCGCGCCCACCGGGGACGCGAAGCGAACCACCGGTGGCCAATGCTCGCCTCGCGCTCCTGCTGTTCATGGCCACCGAGACCATGTTGTTCGCCGGACTGATGGGGATTTTCGTCGTGTTCCGCGTTGGCAGCCGCGCCTGGCCACCGGTGGGGCAGCCATATCTGCCGATCGCGGTCACCTGGATCAACACTGCGATCCTGATGGCGAGCGGATGGACGATGTGGCGCGCGGCCGCGGCGAATCGTCGCAGCGCGGGTGCGCACATCGGGACCGATCTGTCCGCGACGTTTGCGCTCGGTAGTTTGTTTCTCGCTGTGCAGGGCTTCGAGTGGGTGCGGCTGATTCATCATGGGCTCACCTTGTCGAGCAGCGTCTACGGTGGGACGTTCTACATCCTGATCGGCCTGCACGCGCTGCACGTGATCGGCGCGGTGGGGTGGCTCGCCGTCGTCATGCGAGGAGTTTCACGCGGCCGGTACGCCCCCGCGAGTTCCCAGGCGGTCGGCTTGTGTGGCATGTACTGGGGGTACGTGTGTGCGCTCTGGCTGGTGCTGTTTTGGCTGGCCTATCTAATGTGA
- the cyoE gene encoding protoheme IX farnesyltransferase: protein MPPETATLSVAVARRRAADFVALTKPRVVVMVLLTTVVGFYLASSGEVDYLRLVATVVGTGLAAGGTLTLNQYLERDLDARMERTRMRPLPDGRLAPTDALVFGALLVATGLLLLTFAVNPLSGAVTAATVVTYLFMYTPLKQKTSLCSVVGAIPGALPPLTGWAAARGDLGVEAWVLFAILFLWQLPHSLAIAWLYREDYARAGMQLLPVVEPDGRSTGRQVVTNCLALLAVGLLPTLLGLTGPIYFAVAALLGSALLGFGVSLARSRTPAAARRLLFASLAYLPLLLVVMALDKVAL, encoded by the coding sequence ATGCCGCCGGAAACCGCCACTCTTTCCGTCGCCGTCGCGCGTCGCCGCGCGGCGGACTTCGTTGCGCTCACCAAGCCGCGCGTGGTGGTGATGGTGCTGCTCACGACGGTGGTGGGCTTCTATCTGGCGTCGTCCGGCGAGGTCGACTATCTGCGACTGGTGGCCACAGTGGTCGGCACCGGCTTGGCCGCCGGCGGCACGCTCACGCTCAATCAGTATCTCGAACGCGACCTCGATGCGCGCATGGAGCGTACTCGTATGCGGCCGCTGCCGGATGGCCGCCTGGCGCCCACCGATGCCCTCGTATTCGGGGCGCTGCTGGTCGCGACTGGGTTACTCTTGTTAACCTTTGCCGTGAACCCCCTCAGCGGAGCAGTGACAGCCGCGACCGTCGTGACCTATTTGTTCATGTACACTCCGCTGAAGCAGAAGACCTCGCTGTGCAGCGTGGTCGGTGCGATCCCGGGTGCGCTGCCGCCGTTGACCGGTTGGGCCGCGGCGCGTGGTGATCTCGGGGTTGAAGCGTGGGTGCTATTCGCCATTCTCTTCCTCTGGCAATTGCCGCATTCGCTCGCGATCGCGTGGCTGTACCGCGAAGACTACGCGCGCGCGGGCATGCAGCTGCTGCCCGTCGTCGAGCCCGATGGCCGGAGCACCGGCCGCCAAGTCGTCACCAACTGCTTGGCGCTGCTCGCGGTGGGCCTGCTGCCGACGCTGCTTGGATTGACCGGCCCCATTTACTTCGCCGTGGCTGCATTGCTCGGTAGCGCATTGCTTGGGTTCGGCGTCTCGTTGGCGCGCTCGCGCACGCCCGCCGCGGCACGGCGGTTGTTGTTCGCCAGCCTCGCGTATCTCCCCCTGTTGTTGGTGGTGATGGCGCTCGATAAGGTGGCGCTCTAA
- a CDS encoding cbb3-type cytochrome c oxidase subunit I — MSETAAVGAHAHGAHAEHHELGFIRTYVFSTDHKMIGRQFLFMGLFMMILGGLLALLVRWQLAWPESEVPFTQWIPEPHMYAGHMDAAAYNSFFTMHATIMIFFVVMPILVGAFGNFLIPLMIGTRDMAFPLLNMLSFWIALFSGFIMLAGFCIPGETHAASGWTAYSPLAAVPAFTGVNAGQNLWCISLIVLGISSLMGSINYITTIINMRAPGMGFFRLPLTIWALFIVAILLLLALPVLTGALAMLLFDRMAGTSFFQPAGGGEPLLWQHLFWFFGHPEVYILILPAMGIASDILSVFSRKPIFGYRAMAFSMIGIAFLSWIVWGHHMFQSGMNPALGTTFMISTMVIAVPSAIKTFNWLGTLWGGNIIFSVPMLNALAFVSMFVIGGLSGIYMASTPVDIFIHDTYFIVAHIHYVVFGGSVFGIFAAVYFWFPKMFGRMMNETLGKIHFWPTFLAFNGTFFPMHILGIGGHMRRIYNPLQYDFLKPMQPINVFITVSALCLGVAQIPFVINFFWSLFAGKKATINPWNANTLEWDAPSPPPHGNFGEIPTVYRGPYEYSSPLVPEDFLPQSRKLAPEVSARASH, encoded by the coding sequence ATGAGTGAAACGGCAGCGGTAGGCGCGCACGCGCACGGGGCGCACGCGGAGCATCACGAGCTGGGATTCATCCGCACGTACGTCTTCTCGACCGATCACAAGATGATCGGGCGCCAGTTCTTGTTCATGGGACTGTTCATGATGATTCTCGGCGGACTGCTCGCGCTGTTGGTGCGCTGGCAGCTGGCGTGGCCGGAATCCGAGGTGCCGTTTACGCAATGGATACCAGAGCCCCACATGTACGCCGGCCACATGGATGCCGCCGCGTACAATTCGTTCTTCACCATGCACGCCACCATCATGATCTTCTTCGTGGTGATGCCCATCCTCGTTGGCGCCTTCGGGAATTTTCTGATCCCGCTCATGATCGGTACCCGCGACATGGCCTTCCCGCTGCTTAACATGCTGTCGTTTTGGATCGCCTTGTTCTCCGGCTTCATCATGCTCGCCGGCTTCTGCATTCCCGGCGAAACGCACGCAGCGTCCGGGTGGACGGCTTACTCACCGCTGGCCGCTGTGCCCGCGTTCACTGGGGTCAACGCCGGACAGAATTTGTGGTGCATCAGCCTCATCGTCCTCGGCATCTCGTCGTTGATGGGATCAATCAACTACATCACCACGATCATCAATATGCGCGCGCCGGGCATGGGATTCTTCCGCTTGCCGCTGACGATCTGGGCGCTGTTCATCGTCGCCATCCTCTTGCTGCTGGCGCTGCCGGTACTGACCGGCGCGTTGGCGATGTTGTTATTCGACCGCATGGCGGGCACCAGCTTCTTCCAGCCCGCCGGCGGCGGCGAACCGTTGCTGTGGCAGCATCTGTTTTGGTTCTTCGGTCACCCGGAAGTCTACATCCTAATTCTCCCGGCGATGGGCATCGCGTCGGATATTCTCTCGGTGTTCTCGCGCAAGCCGATTTTCGGCTACCGGGCGATGGCGTTTTCGATGATCGGCATCGCCTTCCTGAGCTGGATCGTCTGGGGTCACCACATGTTCCAGAGCGGTATGAACCCCGCGCTGGGCACCACGTTCATGATCTCGACGATGGTGATCGCGGTGCCGTCGGCGATCAAGACTTTCAACTGGCTCGGTACGTTGTGGGGCGGCAACATCATTTTCAGCGTGCCGATGCTGAACGCGCTGGCGTTCGTCTCGATGTTCGTGATCGGCGGACTGAGCGGAATCTACATGGCGTCAACGCCGGTGGACATCTTCATCCACGACACCTACTTCATCGTGGCGCACATCCACTACGTCGTCTTCGGCGGCAGCGTGTTCGGGATTTTCGCGGCCGTCTACTTCTGGTTCCCGAAGATGTTCGGCCGTATGATGAACGAGACCCTCGGCAAGATTCACTTCTGGCCGACGTTCCTCGCCTTCAATGGTACCTTCTTCCCGATGCACATCCTCGGCATCGGCGGCCACATGCGCCGCATCTACAACCCGCTGCAGTACGATTTCCTCAAGCCGATGCAGCCCATCAACGTATTCATTACAGTCTCCGCGCTCTGCCTCGGCGTTGCGCAGATTCCGTTCGTCATCAATTTCTTCTGGAGTTTGTTCGCCGGCAAGAAGGCGACCATCAATCCGTGGAACGCCAACACGCTCGAGTGGGATGCGCCGTCGCCGCCGCCGCACGGCAACTTCGGCGAGATCCCCACCGTCTACCGCGGCCCCTACGAATACAGCTCGCCGCTGGTGCCGGAGGATTTTCTGCCGCAGTCGCGCAAACTCGCGCCCGAAGTCTCCGCGCGCGCATCGCATTGA
- a CDS encoding SCO family protein: MQRAIWAGLVIVLLIVGGTALLRSSKRPPSLPVLGAVPEFSLTERSGTIVTANGLKGKPWVADFIFTRCGGVCPTLSARFARLQGAVQLVSFSVDPANDTPAVLQEYAGRFHADAKSWLFLTGERTALDQLIMQGFRLSVEQREGAANANPNDLITHSDRFVLVDSALQIRGYYRGTDDEALGRLGADLTLLDSNR, translated from the coding sequence ATGCAGCGCGCGATTTGGGCGGGACTCGTCATCGTGCTGTTGATTGTTGGCGGCACCGCGCTGCTGCGATCATCAAAACGTCCCCCATCGCTCCCGGTGCTCGGTGCGGTGCCGGAGTTTTCGCTCACTGAACGCAGCGGCACGATCGTCACGGCCAACGGGTTGAAGGGTAAGCCGTGGGTAGCCGACTTCATCTTCACGCGGTGCGGCGGTGTGTGCCCGACGCTCTCTGCGCGATTTGCGCGCTTGCAGGGAGCAGTGCAGCTAGTTTCCTTCAGCGTCGATCCCGCCAACGACACTCCGGCCGTGCTGCAAGAGTATGCCGGTCGCTTTCACGCGGACGCGAAGAGTTGGCTCTTCCTAACCGGTGAGCGCACCGCGCTCGATCAGCTCATCATGCAAGGCTTTCGGTTGAGCGTCGAACAGCGCGAAGGTGCGGCCAACGCAAATCCGAACGATCTGATCACCCATAGCGACCGCTTTGTGTTGGTCGATAGTGCGCTGCAGATCCGCGGCTACTATCGTGGCACCGACGATGAAGCGTTGGGACGACTGGGTGCCGATCTCACATTGCTCGATTCGAACCGGTGA
- a CDS encoding PAS domain-containing protein, translating to MNWVLAANIGLSFVAVPITVAVCYAAWRRRSAPGILSFFLMMANCSVWVISDFLSTLGPTERVAFAWQIPIRMSAVSLLPLFFLAFSLEYTGNSAWLRPRRFVWLTILPIISQVLIWTPLHPQFIRSIEFAHIGPFFLRQGATLGPWFPIHRAYSYALVGVSLLLLFAQIFRSFHFYRRQAIILFLGMLLAVSANAIANLSIPQLGGTVAPWLDWTLASFTISGIAWSWALFRVRFLDVMPFALDAVFDSMNDAAIVLDSAGRIADLNPAASWLLGRTRMEAVGVALPEVAEDIAAVVDRLDLPGQRAEIAVGDRVLELRISPLDGPRGVVGRLAVLRDVTERVQLTRELDAYARTVAHDLKNPLTVVAGYVEVIQTSGVPLDQQTQGYLARIADTSNTMARIINELLLLARVRNVAQVKTTQLDMARIVANVVERFGSEIQRTGAEIVGPPAWPSARGYGAWVEEIWANYVSNALKYGGTPPRVEIGATENSNTVRFWVRDHGPGMSDEASVRVFKEFERLNGEHAEGHGLGLSIVTRIVRKLGGEAGVTTKLGDGCTFWFTLPRDRDVST from the coding sequence ATGAATTGGGTTCTCGCAGCCAATATCGGGCTCTCGTTCGTTGCCGTGCCGATTACCGTGGCCGTCTGCTACGCGGCCTGGCGACGTCGCAGCGCGCCGGGCATCCTCTCCTTCTTCCTCATGATGGCGAATTGCTCGGTGTGGGTGATCAGCGATTTTCTGTCGACCCTCGGTCCGACCGAGCGGGTAGCGTTCGCTTGGCAGATCCCGATTCGCATGTCGGCGGTCAGCCTGCTGCCGCTGTTCTTTCTCGCGTTCTCTCTGGAGTATACCGGCAACAGCGCATGGCTGCGGCCGCGGCGTTTCGTCTGGCTGACGATCCTTCCGATCATCAGTCAGGTATTGATTTGGACGCCGCTGCACCCGCAATTCATTCGCAGCATCGAGTTCGCCCACATCGGCCCCTTCTTCTTGCGCCAAGGCGCAACGCTGGGACCGTGGTTTCCCATCCATCGCGCGTACAGCTACGCGCTCGTTGGCGTAAGCCTCTTGCTCTTGTTCGCTCAGATCTTCCGCTCGTTCCATTTCTATCGCCGCCAGGCAATCATCCTGTTCCTCGGCATGCTGCTCGCGGTAAGCGCGAATGCCATCGCCAACCTGAGCATCCCGCAGCTAGGGGGGACGGTCGCGCCCTGGCTGGACTGGACGCTGGCCAGTTTCACGATCAGTGGCATTGCCTGGTCATGGGCGCTGTTCCGCGTTCGCTTTCTCGACGTCATGCCGTTCGCGCTCGACGCGGTGTTCGACAGCATGAACGACGCGGCGATCGTTCTCGACAGCGCCGGCCGCATCGCCGATCTCAACCCTGCAGCCAGCTGGCTACTCGGGCGGACGCGCATGGAAGCCGTCGGGGTCGCGCTGCCGGAGGTCGCCGAGGATATTGCAGCCGTGGTGGACCGTCTGGATCTACCCGGCCAGCGCGCCGAGATCGCGGTGGGGGATCGTGTTCTCGAACTGCGGATTTCGCCGCTCGATGGACCGCGCGGTGTCGTCGGCCGCCTCGCGGTCCTGCGCGATGTGACGGAGCGTGTCCAACTGACGCGCGAATTAGACGCCTACGCACGCACCGTGGCTCACGATCTCAAGAATCCACTGACGGTCGTTGCTGGATACGTCGAGGTGATCCAAACCTCGGGAGTGCCGCTCGATCAACAGACGCAAGGCTATCTCGCGCGGATCGCCGACACCAGCAATACCATGGCTCGCATCATCAATGAGCTTCTCCTCCTCGCGCGCGTGCGCAACGTCGCGCAAGTGAAGACCACGCAGCTCGATATGGCGCGAATAGTCGCGAATGTCGTGGAGCGTTTCGGCAGTGAGATTCAGCGAACCGGTGCCGAGATTGTCGGTCCACCGGCATGGCCCTCGGCCCGCGGCTATGGCGCCTGGGTGGAAGAGATTTGGGCGAACTATGTGAGCAACGCGTTGAAGTACGGCGGAACACCGCCGCGCGTCGAGATCGGCGCCACCGAGAACTCGAACACCGTGCGATTCTGGGTGCGCGACCACGGTCCGGGCATGAGCGACGAAGCGTCCGTTCGAGTGTTCAAAGAATTCGAGCGCCTCAATGGTGAGCATGCCGAAGGGCATGGGCTCGGACTGTCAATCGTCACGCGCATCGTCAGGAAGCTCGGCGGCGAAGCCGGCGTGACGACTAAACTCGGCGATGGCTGCACGTTCTGGTTTACGCTGCCACGCGATCGCGACGTGAGCACGTAG
- a CDS encoding cytochrome C oxidase subunit IV family protein, giving the protein MDTHAEPNYYAVFLWLGVLTVAEVGATFLALPKVLIGILLVSMALTKAAIVGLYFMHLKFERTTLGVIAVTPLVLGVLLVFALMPDLTAVDHHTANVPAAVEGHH; this is encoded by the coding sequence ATGGATACCCATGCGGAACCAAACTACTACGCGGTCTTTCTCTGGCTCGGGGTGCTGACCGTCGCCGAGGTCGGCGCCACGTTTCTTGCGCTGCCGAAAGTGCTGATCGGCATTTTGCTGGTGAGCATGGCGCTGACGAAAGCGGCGATCGTCGGCTTGTACTTCATGCATCTGAAGTTCGAACGCACGACACTCGGCGTGATTGCGGTCACGCCACTCGTGCTCGGTGTCTTGCTCGTCTTCGCATTGATGCCGGACCTGACGGCAGTGGATCACCACACGGCAAACGTTCCGGCGGCCGTCGAGGGGCATCACTAG
- a CDS encoding YciI family protein — translation MQYMLMTYVNEAGWSKLTKAEQEQGVAAYTAFMDALTKAGALRGGNRLQASSAATTVRVANGKSQVLDGPYADSKEQFGGYFVIDVADLDAALSWAARCPAASHGVVEVRPVWVMA, via the coding sequence ATGCAATACATGCTGATGACCTATGTGAACGAGGCCGGTTGGTCCAAACTGACAAAGGCCGAGCAGGAACAAGGGGTAGCGGCCTATACCGCTTTCATGGACGCACTGACGAAGGCGGGCGCCCTCAGGGGCGGCAACCGCCTCCAGGCGAGTTCGGCAGCGACGACCGTGCGGGTCGCGAATGGCAAGTCGCAGGTGCTTGATGGCCCCTATGCGGATTCGAAAGAGCAATTCGGCGGCTACTTCGTCATCGACGTAGCGGACCTTGATGCCGCGCTCTCGTGGGCGGCCCGCTGCCCGGCCGCAAGTCATGGCGTTGTTGAGGTGCGTCCAGTCTGGGTCATGGCGTGA